A single region of the Streptomyces vilmorinianum genome encodes:
- a CDS encoding zinc ribbon domain-containing protein YjdM, whose protein sequence is MTENLPPCPQCSSAYTYEMGALLVCPECGHEWSPGAADAAAGGTGEKVIKDSVGNVLADGDTVTVVKTLKVKGSPSGIKAGTKVRNIRLVDGVDGHDIDCRIEGFGPMQLKSSVVKKA, encoded by the coding sequence GTGACCGAGAACCTGCCTCCGTGCCCCCAGTGCTCCAGCGCGTACACCTATGAGATGGGTGCGCTCCTCGTCTGCCCCGAATGCGGCCACGAGTGGTCCCCCGGCGCCGCCGACGCCGCCGCGGGCGGCACCGGCGAGAAGGTGATCAAGGACTCGGTCGGCAACGTGCTCGCCGACGGCGACACGGTCACGGTCGTCAAGACCCTCAAGGTCAAGGGCAGCCCGAGCGGGATCAAGGCGGGCACCAAGGTGCGCAACATTCGCCTGGTGGACGGCGTGGACGGCCACGACATCGACTGCAGGATCGAGGGATTCGGTCCGATGCAGCTGAAGTCCAGCGTGGTCAAGAAGGCCTGA
- a CDS encoding antibiotic biosynthesis monooxygenase → MEQRFVWVTTRRIKPGSLEEFERAWRPGFAPDGLLQAFAYWSEDGQEITGVSLWNSQEACDAWRSSDAERERREVMAPYVVEESEGFYRGGELTLPAR, encoded by the coding sequence ATGGAACAGCGCTTTGTGTGGGTGACCACGCGCCGCATCAAGCCGGGCTCCCTGGAGGAGTTCGAGAGGGCATGGCGCCCCGGGTTCGCTCCGGACGGACTGCTTCAGGCGTTCGCCTACTGGTCCGAGGACGGACAGGAGATCACCGGAGTCTCGCTCTGGAACTCGCAGGAGGCGTGCGACGCCTGGCGGTCCTCCGACGCGGAGCGAGAGCGGCGCGAGGTCATGGCCCCGTACGTCGTGGAGGAGAGCGAAGGCTTCTACCGGGGCGGCGAACTCACGCTTCCCGCACGCTGA
- a CDS encoding FAD/NAD(P)-binding protein, which produces MVPAQSARPRPTVAIVGAGAAGALVAVQLCETAARRRTPLDLVLIDPAAEAGRGTAYATEVPEHRLNVPVGGMSCYPDDAGHFQRWLCRHGEPTVTAADFASRHRFGSYLADTLGRAIITAHGTVAVRRLRTRATGCTETADARLELRLADGGTVTADSVVLATGPAAGTAGWATAELRGSDRFIGRPWAPGALDAVGESDDVLLVGTGLTAIDLALVLDRPGRTVHALSRSGLLPQPHAVAPLPPVPPPPGLTALPLHRLRTALRRHLTASLRDHGDWRPALDGLRPAIVALWQGLTDEERAEFLDRDATRWNVHRHRMAPATAESIARARAARRLRIQAGRIASAAPLDDGRLAVSLGDGRELTVGWVVDCTGPGLRMGADDPLWAGLLADGLAAPGPLGIGVATDEGRLRDARGGNHRPLFTLGAPRRGELWETTAIPEIRAQARDIAEAVLAPLTPAPRATRRRPTDQFGLPLSTHAAAAASFRTGLARVVTVRAKAAESFARATELDPGFALGHAALALLGHEAGADVDVNRALADARRSAAERGDERERSFVDVVDRRIQAHDGAGGEDGDRALVDHLDRFPADAFALSIAVPTIAFSGVGDLDGTLAQRLVERTAPAYEGHWFHTSLLAFLRQEQGRIDEAGALARVALAAEPASGHAVHALAHVHYESGDHRAGRDWLDGWIGGQGRGAVHRAHFSWHVALHELALDDSDAVRRRWFAQLAPSQVNGVRALVDSGSLLWRARMSRNWTGRVPADGVLDAVAGDLVERPATAFTALHSAVALTAAGDLPALRRLRTHASGADAVQREVIVPLCRALEAVLEEQWTTAVDGLRGLLPTLRRVGGSAAQREVVEETLLYALLEAGHSDAARHLLEERLDRRASPLDRRRLADLRG; this is translated from the coding sequence GTGGTACCCGCCCAGTCCGCTCGTCCCCGACCGACCGTGGCGATCGTCGGAGCGGGCGCCGCCGGAGCGCTCGTCGCCGTCCAGCTGTGCGAGACGGCCGCGCGGCGGCGCACCCCCCTCGACCTGGTCCTGATCGACCCCGCGGCGGAGGCCGGGCGCGGTACGGCGTACGCCACCGAGGTCCCCGAGCACCGGCTCAACGTGCCGGTCGGCGGGATGAGCTGCTACCCGGACGACGCCGGTCACTTCCAGCGCTGGCTCTGCCGCCACGGCGAACCCACCGTCACCGCGGCGGACTTCGCCTCCCGCCACCGCTTCGGCTCGTACCTCGCCGACACCCTCGGCCGCGCCATCATCACGGCACACGGCACGGTCGCCGTACGCCGCCTGCGCACGAGGGCGACCGGCTGTACGGAGACGGCCGACGCACGGCTCGAACTCCGGCTCGCCGACGGCGGAACCGTGACGGCCGACAGCGTCGTCCTGGCCACCGGACCCGCCGCAGGCACCGCCGGCTGGGCCACGGCGGAGCTGCGCGGCTCCGACCGGTTCATCGGCCGGCCCTGGGCGCCCGGCGCGCTCGACGCGGTGGGGGAGAGCGACGACGTCCTGCTCGTCGGCACCGGGCTCACCGCCATCGACCTCGCGCTCGTCCTCGACCGGCCCGGCCGCACGGTGCACGCCCTCTCGCGCAGCGGCCTGTTGCCCCAGCCCCACGCCGTCGCCCCGCTGCCTCCCGTACCCCCGCCGCCGGGGCTCACGGCCCTGCCCCTGCACCGGCTCCGTACGGCACTGCGACGGCACCTCACCGCCTCGCTGCGCGACCACGGCGACTGGCGGCCCGCCCTCGACGGGCTGCGGCCCGCGATCGTGGCGCTCTGGCAGGGCCTCACCGACGAGGAACGGGCCGAGTTCCTCGACCGCGACGCCACCCGCTGGAACGTCCACCGGCACCGGATGGCACCGGCCACCGCCGAGAGCATCGCCCGCGCCCGCGCCGCCCGCCGGCTGCGGATCCAGGCCGGCCGGATCGCCTCCGCCGCGCCACTGGACGACGGCCGGCTCGCCGTATCGCTCGGCGACGGCCGGGAACTGACGGTGGGCTGGGTCGTGGACTGCACCGGCCCCGGGCTCCGCATGGGCGCCGACGACCCCCTGTGGGCCGGGCTGCTCGCCGACGGCCTCGCGGCGCCCGGACCGCTGGGGATCGGCGTCGCCACAGACGAGGGCCGGCTGCGCGACGCCCGGGGAGGCAACCACCGGCCGCTGTTCACGCTCGGCGCGCCCCGGCGCGGCGAGCTGTGGGAGACCACCGCGATCCCCGAGATCAGGGCGCAGGCCAGGGACATCGCCGAGGCCGTGCTCGCCCCGCTCACCCCCGCCCCCCGGGCCACGCGCCGCCGGCCCACCGACCAGTTCGGGCTGCCGCTTTCGACCCACGCCGCCGCGGCGGCCTCCTTCCGCACCGGACTCGCCCGGGTCGTCACCGTACGGGCGAAGGCCGCAGAGTCCTTCGCGCGGGCCACCGAACTCGACCCCGGCTTCGCCCTCGGGCACGCCGCGCTCGCCCTGCTCGGGCACGAGGCGGGCGCGGACGTCGACGTGAACCGCGCACTCGCCGACGCCCGGCGCAGCGCGGCGGAACGCGGCGACGAGCGGGAACGCTCGTTCGTCGACGTCGTCGACCGCCGGATCCAGGCACACGACGGCGCCGGGGGAGAGGACGGCGACCGGGCGCTCGTCGACCACCTCGACCGCTTCCCCGCCGATGCCTTCGCCCTCAGCATCGCGGTGCCCACGATCGCGTTCTCCGGCGTCGGCGACCTCGACGGCACGCTCGCGCAGCGGCTGGTGGAGCGCACGGCGCCCGCCTACGAGGGACACTGGTTCCACACCTCGCTCCTCGCCTTCCTCCGCCAGGAGCAGGGCCGCATCGACGAGGCGGGCGCCCTCGCCCGGGTGGCCCTGGCCGCCGAACCCGCCTCCGGGCACGCCGTGCACGCCCTCGCCCACGTCCACTACGAGTCCGGCGACCACCGGGCGGGCCGCGACTGGCTCGACGGCTGGATCGGGGGTCAGGGCCGGGGCGCCGTCCACCGCGCGCACTTCTCCTGGCACGTGGCGCTGCACGAACTCGCCCTCGACGACTCCGACGCGGTACGCCGCCGCTGGTTCGCCCAGCTCGCCCCGAGCCAGGTCAACGGCGTACGGGCGCTCGTCGACTCCGGATCGCTCCTGTGGCGGGCCCGGATGTCGCGGAACTGGACGGGCCGCGTCCCCGCCGACGGCGTCCTCGACGCGGTCGCCGGCGATCTGGTCGAGCGCCCCGCGACCGCGTTCACCGCCCTGCACAGCGCCGTCGCCCTCACCGCCGCGGGCGATCTGCCCGCACTCCGCCGGCTGCGCACCCACGCCAGCGGCGCCGACGCCGTACAGCGGGAGGTCATCGTCCCGCTCTGCCGCGCCCTTGAGGCCGTCCTGGAGGAGCAGTGGACCACCGCGGTGGACGGACTGCGCGGCCTGCTGCCGACCCTGCGCCGCGTGGGCGGCAGCGCCGCGCAGCGCGAAGTCGTCGAGGAGACACTGCTGTACGCCCTGCTGGAGGCGGGCCACAGCGACGCGGCCCGCCACCTTCTGGAAGAGCGCCTGGACCGCCGCGCCTCCCCGCTCGACCGCCGCCGCCTGGCCGACCTGCGCGGGTGA
- a CDS encoding Type-2Aa cytolytic delta-endotoxin encodes MTASFKTVIEVGPDHLDQARAVDRLFQEAIAPATVNFDFDNIRQAAAAIPDSDIVKMVRGWGLQEHAPVMVMVLSLKEAVRQALPGELADASFWDTIEQELARAFTGLAAQEGEPGLSYHEEATDRTSYYRDLFFALQDEETGGYLYAIAFCIDVTVGLEKEKVGALELSDVAPYTIRLNAIVVRQELGLAA; translated from the coding sequence ATGACCGCCAGTTTCAAGACCGTCATCGAGGTGGGCCCGGACCATCTCGACCAGGCCCGGGCCGTGGACCGGCTGTTCCAGGAGGCGATCGCCCCGGCGACCGTCAACTTCGACTTCGACAACATCCGGCAGGCCGCCGCCGCCATCCCCGACAGCGACATCGTGAAGATGGTCCGCGGCTGGGGCCTCCAGGAGCACGCCCCCGTCATGGTCATGGTGCTCTCCCTCAAGGAGGCCGTCCGCCAGGCCCTTCCGGGCGAGCTCGCCGACGCCTCCTTCTGGGACACCATCGAGCAGGAGCTCGCCCGCGCGTTCACGGGCCTCGCCGCACAGGAGGGCGAGCCCGGGCTCTCGTACCACGAGGAGGCCACCGACCGCACGAGCTACTACCGCGACCTGTTCTTCGCCCTGCAGGACGAGGAGACCGGCGGGTACCTGTACGCGATCGCCTTCTGTATCGATGTGACGGTCGGTCTGGAGAAGGAGAAGGTGGGCGCCCTGGAGCTCTCGGACGTCGCCCCGTACACGATCCGGCTCAACGCGATCGTCGTGCGCCAGGAGCTCGGCCTCGCCGCCTGA
- a CDS encoding L-threonylcarbamoyladenylate synthase translates to MAKYFDVHPENPQRRTISSVADSIRSGALVAYPTDSCYALGCRLGSRDGIGRIRSIRDLDDRHHFTLVCQNFAQLGQFVHVDNDVFRAIKAATPGSYTFILPATKEVPRQLLHPKKKTVGVRIPDHVVAQALVEELGEPLLSSTLLLPGEDEPMTQGWEIKERLDHAVDAVVDSGDCGTEPTTVIDFSSGEPEVVRRGAGDTTRFE, encoded by the coding sequence ATGGCGAAGTACTTCGACGTACACCCCGAGAACCCCCAGCGGCGCACCATCAGCAGTGTGGCCGACAGCATCCGCTCCGGCGCGCTCGTCGCGTACCCCACGGATTCCTGCTACGCGCTGGGCTGCCGGCTCGGCAGCCGTGACGGCATCGGCCGGATCCGCTCCATCCGCGACCTGGACGACCGCCACCACTTCACCCTGGTGTGCCAGAACTTCGCGCAGCTCGGTCAGTTCGTGCACGTCGACAACGACGTGTTCCGCGCGATCAAGGCGGCGACGCCCGGCAGTTACACCTTCATCCTGCCCGCGACGAAGGAGGTGCCGCGTCAGCTGCTGCACCCGAAGAAGAAGACGGTCGGCGTCCGGATCCCCGACCACGTCGTCGCCCAGGCCCTCGTCGAGGAACTCGGCGAGCCCCTCCTGTCCAGCACGCTGCTCCTGCCCGGCGAGGACGAGCCGATGACCCAGGGCTGGGAGATCAAGGAGCGCCTCGACCACGCGGTGGACGCCGTGGTCGACTCGGGCGACTGCGGTACGGAGCCGACGACGGTCATCGACTTCTCGAGCGGCGAGCCGGAGGTCGTACGCCGCGGGGCGGGCGACACCACACGGTTCGAGTGA
- a CDS encoding DUF4232 domain-containing protein: MTAIPTRLALSLAAAAVLTTGCGLGAELDREADPARTGAGARPKPSVTAAPAEPPITGPRPGASPAPTGPQGCPSTGVRVTTGMVNAAMGLRSMPVTLTNCGVREQRLNGYPDVRVRDVNRARMDVTVLKGPEPITRLDDPGPHPVTLKPGESARSVFVWRYSAVDAASLRGSGVYVEIGPAAGAERQTVEPEGGLDIGETGLLGTTAWQKVVD, encoded by the coding sequence ATGACGGCCATACCCACGAGACTCGCCCTGAGCTTGGCGGCGGCCGCCGTTCTCACCACCGGGTGCGGCCTCGGCGCCGAACTCGACCGAGAGGCCGATCCGGCCCGGACCGGAGCGGGCGCGCGGCCGAAGCCGTCGGTGACCGCTGCCCCGGCCGAGCCGCCCATCACCGGTCCGCGTCCCGGCGCGTCGCCCGCCCCCACGGGCCCGCAGGGCTGCCCGTCCACGGGCGTCCGGGTGACGACCGGCATGGTGAACGCCGCCATGGGGCTGCGTTCCATGCCCGTGACCCTCACCAACTGCGGTGTCCGCGAGCAGCGGTTGAACGGCTACCCCGATGTGCGGGTACGCGACGTGAACCGCGCGCGCATGGACGTCACCGTGCTCAAGGGGCCGGAGCCGATCACCCGGCTCGACGACCCGGGACCGCACCCCGTGACGCTGAAGCCCGGGGAGTCCGCGCGCAGTGTGTTCGTCTGGCGCTACTCCGCCGTCGACGCCGCGAGCCTGCGGGGGAGTGGCGTGTACGTGGAGATCGGCCCGGCCGCCGGGGCGGAGCGCCAGACGGTGGAGCCGGAGGGCGGCCTGGACATCGGTGAGACCGGGCTGCTCGGCACCACGGCGTGGCAGAAGGTCGTCGACTGA
- a CDS encoding AurF N-oxygenase family protein, whose amino-acid sequence MARSTVRPETQDRHAEQEVARRLLDSAAQLSYDPVAEVDWDTPLDKDFHGASPEWSTLYGTAYWRELNDAQQKELTRQEAASVASTGIWFEMILQQMVLRDMYTKDPTDPRFQWALTEIADECRHSVMFARGAAKLGAPAYRPRRAVMELGRVFKTLAFGEAAYAAILVAEEVLDVMQRDWMRDEQVAPFVRTINNIHVVEESRHMKFARDETRKRLRHAGPLRRHLNAFVIAVASYVIVTSMVNRNVYAYAGLDTRRAVTEAKANEHHRSLMRSSCSGLMEFLASAGLLTRPALFFYKRAHLI is encoded by the coding sequence ATGGCACGCAGCACCGTCCGGCCGGAGACCCAGGACCGGCACGCCGAGCAGGAGGTCGCCCGGCGACTGCTCGACTCGGCCGCGCAGCTGTCGTACGACCCGGTCGCCGAGGTGGACTGGGACACCCCTCTGGACAAGGACTTCCACGGCGCGAGCCCCGAGTGGAGCACGCTCTACGGCACGGCGTACTGGCGCGAGTTGAACGACGCGCAGCAGAAGGAGCTGACGCGGCAGGAGGCCGCCTCGGTGGCCAGTACGGGCATCTGGTTCGAGATGATCCTGCAGCAGATGGTGCTGCGCGACATGTACACCAAGGACCCCACCGACCCGCGCTTCCAGTGGGCGCTCACCGAGATCGCCGACGAGTGCCGGCACTCCGTCATGTTCGCGCGCGGCGCGGCGAAGCTGGGCGCCCCGGCCTACCGGCCGCGCCGGGCGGTGATGGAGCTCGGCCGGGTCTTCAAGACCCTCGCCTTCGGCGAGGCCGCCTACGCCGCGATCCTGGTCGCCGAGGAGGTCCTCGACGTCATGCAGCGGGACTGGATGCGCGACGAGCAGGTGGCGCCCTTCGTCCGGACCATCAACAACATCCATGTCGTGGAGGAGTCGCGGCACATGAAGTTCGCCCGCGACGAGACCCGCAAGCGGCTGCGGCACGCGGGCCCGCTGCGCCGGCACCTCAACGCGTTCGTGATCGCGGTCGCCTCGTACGTCATCGTCACCAGCATGGTGAACCGGAACGTCTACGCGTACGCCGGCCTCGACACGCGGCGCGCGGTCACCGAGGCGAAGGCCAACGAGCACCATCGCTCGCTGATGCGCTCGAGCTGCTCGGGCCTCATGGAGTTCCTGGCCTCGGCCGGGCTCCTCACCAGGCCCGCGCTCTTCTTCTACAAGCGCGCCCACCTGATCTGA
- a CDS encoding Tm-1-like ATP-binding domain-containing protein → MAIVVLVGTLDTKGLEYGWLRERLLRHGVEVLVVDTGVIGTARIPADVPRDAVARAAGTELTRLRDESDRGAAVTAMARGAAEIVRRLHAEGRLHGVLALGGSGGTSIATRAMRALPLGVPKVMVSSMASGDVARYVGSSDITMMYSVVDIAGVNRLSAPILANAVAAVAGMARGFAAAAARPAGHLGGDRPMIAASMAGVTTPGVDAARERLTEHDYEVLVFHASGSGGRTLESLAEQRTFAGVLDLTLCELADDLCGGILTAGPDRLLAAGRAGVPQVVSPGALDLVKFGPPDTVPAHMRTRDVRVHNPSITVVRTTAGECAELGTRVAAKLRTATGPAAVCLPLRGLSTLGAPGGPYHDPAVDEALFSAVRDGLRGSAVEVVEIDTHLNDPSFGRAAADLLHRLIEGGGA, encoded by the coding sequence ATGGCGATCGTTGTGCTGGTGGGCACGCTGGACACCAAGGGGCTCGAGTACGGATGGCTGCGCGAGCGGCTGCTGCGCCACGGGGTCGAGGTCCTCGTGGTCGACACGGGGGTGATCGGTACCGCGCGGATACCCGCCGACGTCCCGCGCGACGCGGTGGCCCGGGCGGCCGGGACGGAACTGACGCGGTTACGGGACGAGTCGGACCGCGGCGCCGCCGTCACGGCCATGGCGCGCGGCGCGGCCGAGATCGTGCGGCGGCTGCACGCGGAGGGCAGGCTCCACGGGGTGCTCGCCCTCGGCGGCAGCGGCGGTACGTCGATCGCGACCCGCGCGATGCGGGCGCTGCCGCTCGGGGTGCCGAAGGTGATGGTGTCCTCGATGGCCTCGGGCGATGTCGCGCGCTACGTCGGCTCCTCGGACATCACGATGATGTACAGCGTGGTCGACATCGCCGGGGTCAACCGGCTGTCGGCCCCGATCCTGGCGAACGCCGTCGCCGCCGTCGCCGGTATGGCGCGGGGTTTCGCCGCCGCGGCGGCGCGGCCGGCCGGCCACCTCGGGGGCGACAGGCCGATGATCGCGGCGAGCATGGCGGGCGTGACGACCCCCGGCGTCGACGCGGCCCGCGAGCGGCTGACCGAGCACGACTACGAGGTGCTGGTCTTCCACGCGAGCGGGTCCGGGGGCCGGACCCTCGAATCGCTGGCGGAGCAGCGGACGTTCGCGGGCGTCCTGGACCTGACGCTCTGTGAGCTCGCCGACGATCTCTGCGGCGGCATCCTGACGGCGGGTCCCGACCGACTGCTCGCCGCCGGGCGCGCGGGGGTTCCGCAGGTGGTGAGCCCGGGCGCGCTGGACCTGGTGAAGTTCGGCCCGCCCGACACGGTCCCGGCGCACATGCGGACGCGCGACGTACGGGTGCACAACCCGTCCATCACGGTCGTGCGGACGACGGCCGGGGAGTGCGCCGAACTCGGGACGCGGGTCGCGGCGAAACTGCGGACCGCCACCGGCCCGGCGGCGGTGTGCCTGCCGCTGCGCGGGCTCTCCACCCTGGGGGCGCCGGGCGGCCCGTACCACGATCCGGCCGTGGACGAGGCTCTGTTCAGCGCGGTCCGGGACGGGCTGAGGGGCAGCGCCGTCGAGGTCGTCGAGATCGACACGCACCTCAACGACCCGTCGTTCGGCCGCGCGGCCGCGGATCTGCTGCACCGCCTGATCGAGGGAGGGGGCGCCTAG
- a CDS encoding N-formylglutamate amidohydrolase: protein MIDASLSFELLAGDPDSPVLLHVPHSSRTLPAAVREGIVLGDEELARELDHITDSHTAEIADAAARIAGARPWRFVNRLSRLVVDPERFPDEREEMRAVGMGAVYTRTTHRAELRPAGCDDRPLLDRYFTPYARAMTTAVADRLAAVGRAVVIDVHSYPTAPLPYELHGEGPRPPICLGTDAFHTPPALLEAAREAFSGFGGVGTDSPFAGTYVPLDHYGRDRRVSALMVEIRRDLYMREPGGPAGPGLEALAEALARLVDAVRDRTHVAPLDGAN from the coding sequence ATGATCGACGCATCGCTCTCCTTCGAGCTCCTCGCCGGGGACCCGGACTCCCCGGTCCTCCTTCACGTACCGCACTCCTCGCGCACGCTGCCCGCGGCGGTGCGCGAGGGCATCGTGCTCGGGGACGAGGAGCTCGCACGTGAGCTGGACCACATCACCGACTCGCACACGGCGGAGATCGCCGACGCGGCGGCGCGGATCGCCGGCGCGCGGCCGTGGAGGTTCGTCAACCGGCTCTCCCGGCTGGTCGTCGACCCCGAGCGCTTCCCCGACGAACGGGAGGAGATGCGCGCGGTCGGGATGGGCGCGGTGTACACGCGGACGACGCACCGCGCCGAGCTGCGGCCGGCGGGATGCGACGACCGGCCCCTCCTGGACCGGTACTTCACGCCCTACGCCCGGGCCATGACCACCGCCGTCGCCGACCGCCTGGCGGCGGTGGGCCGCGCCGTGGTCATCGACGTGCACTCGTACCCGACCGCGCCCCTGCCCTACGAACTCCACGGCGAAGGACCGCGCCCGCCGATCTGTCTGGGGACGGACGCGTTCCACACGCCGCCCGCCCTGCTGGAGGCGGCGCGGGAGGCGTTCTCCGGGTTCGGCGGGGTCGGGACGGACAGCCCCTTCGCCGGTACGTACGTGCCGCTGGACCACTACGGCCGGGACCGGCGCGTCAGCGCGCTGATGGTCGAGATCCGCCGTGACCTCTACATGCGGGAGCCCGGCGGCCCCGCCGGACCCGGCCTCGAAGCCCTCGCCGAGGCCTTGGCGCGGCTGGTCGACGCGGTCCGTGACCGCACTCACGTGGCACCCCTTGATGGAGCGAACTGA
- a CDS encoding FAD-dependent oxidoreductase, translating into MTYAITQTCCSDATCVAVCPVNCIHPTPQERAFGSTEMLHIDPKACIDCGACADACPVDAIFPVDSLSTEQRPYADINAAYFADREPEPVTPGPNFHAWGAPAFERSLPSDFAPLRVAVVGTGPAGMYAAEDLLLHTDAEVTLVDRLPVAGGLVRYGVAPDHPATKKVGDTFSRFHRHPRVRMHLGVEIGKDVTAEELAAHHDAVVYAVGASADRRLGIPGEDLAGCVPATAFVSWYNAHPEVAPDTVDLSAERVVVVGNGNVALDVARILVMDPRTLAGTDIADHALAALRASRVREVVVLGRRGPEHAAYTASELLALTHLPGVELVVDDHDPRTGAAIDAAEPCDKAALLRGVTRETVDWSRTPTASSARRIVLRFHSAPVALLGDDGRVRGARVTDGQRESEVPAGLIVRAIGYRGVPVPGLPFDPTTGTVPHERGRVAGMPGTYVVGWIKRGPSGGIGANRTCAAETIGTLLADAVAGALPAPTRTLQAFRRLTRRRGGQVVDARGLAAIDRAEVARGRAAGRPRVKLGTVPELVAAAKGGRLRRTR; encoded by the coding sequence ATGACCTACGCCATCACCCAGACGTGCTGCAGCGACGCCACCTGCGTCGCCGTGTGCCCCGTCAACTGCATCCATCCGACGCCGCAGGAGCGTGCCTTCGGCAGCACGGAGATGCTCCACATCGACCCGAAGGCCTGCATCGACTGCGGCGCCTGCGCCGACGCCTGCCCGGTCGACGCGATCTTCCCGGTGGACAGCCTCTCCACGGAGCAGCGGCCGTACGCGGACATCAACGCGGCGTACTTCGCGGACCGGGAGCCCGAACCCGTAACCCCCGGACCGAACTTCCACGCCTGGGGCGCGCCGGCCTTCGAGCGCAGCCTGCCGTCCGACTTCGCGCCGCTCCGGGTCGCGGTCGTCGGCACCGGCCCGGCCGGGATGTACGCGGCCGAGGATCTGCTCCTGCACACCGACGCCGAGGTCACCCTGGTGGACCGGCTGCCCGTGGCCGGCGGTCTGGTCCGCTACGGCGTGGCGCCCGACCACCCGGCGACGAAGAAGGTGGGCGACACCTTCTCCCGCTTCCACCGCCATCCGCGGGTACGGATGCACCTGGGCGTCGAGATCGGCAAGGACGTCACCGCGGAGGAGCTCGCCGCGCACCACGACGCGGTCGTCTACGCCGTGGGGGCCTCCGCCGACCGCCGGCTCGGGATCCCGGGCGAGGACCTGGCGGGCTGTGTCCCGGCGACCGCGTTCGTGTCCTGGTACAACGCCCACCCCGAGGTCGCGCCGGACACGGTCGACCTGTCCGCCGAGCGTGTCGTCGTGGTCGGCAACGGCAACGTCGCCCTCGATGTCGCCCGCATCCTCGTGATGGATCCGCGGACGCTCGCCGGCACCGACATCGCCGACCACGCGCTCGCGGCGCTGCGCGCCTCGCGGGTGCGCGAGGTGGTCGTGCTCGGGCGGCGCGGCCCCGAGCACGCCGCGTACACCGCGTCCGAACTGCTCGCGCTCACCCACCTGCCCGGCGTGGAGCTGGTCGTCGACGACCACGATCCGCGGACCGGCGCGGCGATCGACGCCGCGGAGCCCTGCGACAAGGCGGCGCTACTGCGGGGAGTGACGCGCGAGACCGTGGACTGGTCGCGTACGCCGACGGCTTCGTCCGCTCGTCGCATCGTGCTCCGGTTCCACTCCGCGCCCGTGGCGCTGCTCGGGGACGACGGCCGTGTGCGGGGCGCGCGCGTGACGGACGGTCAACGGGAGTCGGAGGTGCCGGCCGGCCTGATCGTGCGGGCGATCGGCTACCGCGGTGTGCCGGTGCCCGGGCTGCCCTTCGACCCGACGACCGGCACCGTGCCGCACGAGCGCGGCCGCGTCGCCGGGATGCCGGGAACGTACGTGGTCGGCTGGATCAAGCGCGGCCCCTCGGGCGGCATCGGGGCCAACCGGACCTGCGCCGCCGAGACGATCGGCACGCTCCTGGCCGACGCCGTCGCCGGCGCCCTGCCCGCGCCGACCCGCACCCTCCAGGCCTTTCGGCGCCTGACGCGCAGGCGCGGCGGGCAGGTCGTCGACGCCCGGGGACTGGCCGCCATCGACCGGGCCGAGGTGGCGCGCGGGCGCGCGGCGGGCCGGCCACGGGTCAAGCTCGGCACCGTGCCCGAACTGGTCGCGGCGGCGAAGGGCGGTCGCCTGCGACGGACGAGGTGA
- a CDS encoding RrF2 family transcriptional regulator — MRISARTDYAVRAMAELACSPDGPLKAEDIAGRQDIPVRFLFVVLSELRQARLVRSVRGPEGGYILTRPPADITLADVIRAMDGPLVSVRDLKLTGLEYQGAAAPMPDVWRAVRASLRQVLEGTTLADLASGNLPALVRDRAREYTDDARTYP, encoded by the coding sequence GTGAGGATCTCAGCAAGAACGGACTACGCGGTCCGGGCCATGGCGGAGCTGGCCTGCTCCCCCGACGGGCCCTTGAAGGCGGAGGACATCGCCGGCCGCCAGGACATCCCCGTCCGCTTCCTCTTCGTCGTCCTCAGCGAGTTGCGTCAGGCGCGGCTGGTGCGGAGCGTGCGGGGCCCGGAGGGTGGCTACATCCTCACCCGGCCGCCCGCGGACATCACCCTCGCCGATGTGATCCGGGCGATGGACGGGCCGCTCGTCAGCGTGCGTGACCTGAAGCTGACGGGTCTGGAGTACCAGGGCGCGGCCGCGCCCATGCCGGATGTGTGGCGGGCCGTGCGGGCGAGCCTGCGCCAGGTCCTGGAGGGCACGACCCTCGCGGACCTGGCGTCGGGGAACCTGCCCGCGCTCGTACGGGACCGGGCGCGGGAGTACACGGACGACGCACGAACCTATCCGTAG